Proteins encoded by one window of Esox lucius isolate fEsoLuc1 chromosome 4, fEsoLuc1.pri, whole genome shotgun sequence:
- the LOC105026700 gene encoding uncharacterized protein LOC105026700 isoform X3, which produces MEGEKVVKRDNKDLQGEGKEDTGKELEAPSKMEIKIRQNINAKKSGAQVMGKDAGPMYKHLDKDSVIKLLETKACTVSFGPGNNEEKGYCYPILISFLRNLTDEQWQALYEALKSPMNSEDLVKLCKTIVTFISLTTLHILVPALARILGVTGCQEDNIDSTKRASSAKPFAAFQQERLQLIREVKYLAKEIHNSGSGAHIFRSRTPNSYQSSVKDDIGMSEENIITSVQKQLSNHDIMSSCPPELTVDLIKKVVEQLNSTLSVTIGRTFSGQFSQVASSSQTTEQMVNMFKRFFDDHINPEEKFDIEHCFRTATEKVINVFEDLLDEYEKEDLQSAKVFRDLVGKVKTLASGSELSEEHLGAECSSVPEVGSEGFGVTPSSIIHELSLEKFQKKATQKVKRILNKSVKSFLKSSLPTSLYQTISLMSPATSTISSKHTAAAAFEMVESISSDMKSIFSHPASSNSLCQADSTFEENCEKTDSGAEPVGSQSNVEMSEKKIWATGKAVYLNLKTKMKRYLTMERQAKATTAQAKETLSHILVSIYEELSKSDQISAAELSQIDNSIAIMLDDIYNMSSGCGQEVISQDPQRPLSSFSTSSTNSTISSKSTPSVRYFDSQWEFSLPGTPTLPDIPEVVTPPIVRCSVIDMSEPTKVETLEYDARKSMSAIANSIMKEVYPEENGKVMSQPDLAVAISRLEDLMSQERIVALSCSLAHQVNSIISDSNLSPLVLTAPAGKSTSDTALDKLKRKDTNVVKPTSYDLVQLFAEESVKRLLLPCFVPSLSSSSLAQGVSVLVTVPKDRISCSSNSSEFIETVNLFIKVLVSQVMEFVVSDAQSRASSPSERTETSVVRGFGENIDGKEDTRSCSHLAQNTVFDQRSTSPDALPLTPTSDHLDSDDDFISLIGLLVVRLLSKIQTKANLEPVDIAGKSQELIPKVMAAFCATSGYSETQTYPEKLKIQKVYRAVYRNILEEFGSEKFLQMAISTQDPKFDMILVKSLSKELFDRCNEATRASSRTSFKATGPEVLPLVEAIPLVEAVPLVEEVKADKMKCSFLQRLVRVGKPSKKKNKRDCRKGSDLSIPEDLITVEDILENHLSTSQQGKPFFIRMFSAMSKYLSRHFRCFSKRK; this is translated from the exons ATGGAGGGAGAAAAG GTTGTAAAGAGGGACAACAAGGATCTTcagggagaggggaaagaggataCTGGAAAAGAACTGGAAGCCCCGTCCAAAATGGAGATCAAAATAAGACAAAATATTAATGCCAAGAAATCAGGGGCGCAGGTCATGGGCAAAGATGCAG GACCCATGTATAAACATCTGGACAAAGATTCTGTGATCAAACTCCTGGAGACCAAAGCTTGTACGGTTTCCTTCGGCCCAGGAAACAATGAAGAGAAAGGATACTGCTACCCAATCCTCATATCCTTCCTGCGAAATCTCACTGATGA GCAGTGGCAGGCACTCTATGAAGCACTTAAAAGCCCT ATGAACTCAGAAGATCTTGTCAAATTGTGCAAGACCATAGTGACTTTTATTTCCCTGACCACTCTTCACATCCTGGTGCCCGCCCTGGCCCGCATACTGGGAGTGACAGGCTGTCAAGAGGACAACATTGACTCAACTAAGAGGGCCAGCAGCGCAAAACCCTTTGCTGCCTTTCAGCAGGAAAGACTGCAGCTCATCAGGGAAGTGAAGTATCTGGCAAAGGAGATTCATAATAGTGGCAGTGGAGCACATATTTTCAGGTCCAGAACACCCAATAG TTACCAGAGCTCAGTGAAAGACGACATAGGAATGTCCGAAGAAAATATCATCACAAGTGTCCAGAAGCAACTGTCTAACCATGACATCATGTCTTCTTGCCCACCTGAGCTAACTGTTGATCTAATCAAGAAGGTGGTTGAACAGCTCAACTCAACCCTTTCTGTGACCATCGGCAGAACCTTTTCTGGGCAGTTCTCCCAAGTTGCCTCTTCTTCTCAGACAACTGAACAGATGGTTAACATGTTCAAGAGGTTTTTCGATGATCACATAAATCCAGAGGAAAAATTTGATATTGAGCACTGCTTTAGAACTGCAACAGAAAAAGTAATTAATGTTTTTGAAGACTTGTTGGACGAATACGAAAAAGAAGATCTGCAATCGGCTAAGGTTTTTCGAGACTTAGTTGGGAAAGTGAAAACGTTGGCATCTGGCAGTGAACTTTCAGAGGAACACCTGGGTGCTGAATGCTCTTCTGTTCCAGAGGTCGGATCAGAAGGATTTGGTGTTACTCCATCCTCCATTATTCATGAGCTGTCACTTGAAAAATTCCAGAAGAAGGCAACACAGAAGGTTAAAAGAATCCTGAATAAATCAGTCAAAAGCTTCCTCAAATCAAGCCTGCCAACATCTCTCTACCAGACAATTTCTCTAATGTCGCCTGCAACATCAACCATTTCCTCAAAACATACAGCTGCAGCTGCTTTTGAAATGGTTGAATCAATTTCCAGTGATATGAAGAGTATTTTTTCCCATCCAGCGTCATCAAATAGTCTCTGTCAGGCAGATTCCACGTTTGAAGAGAACTGTGAGAAAACTGACTCTGGGGCAGAACCCGTAGGCTCCCAGTCTAATGTGGAAATGTCTGAGAAAAAGATATGGGCAACTGGGAAGGCAGTTTACCTCAACCTAAAGACAAAGATGAAGAGGTACCTAACAATGGAAAGGCAAGCCAAAGCAACAACAGCTCAAGCCAAAGAAACACTCAGCCATATTCTGGTTTCTATTTATGAGGAGCTGTCCAAATCTGACCAAATCTCAGCAGCAGAGCTTTCACAAATAGACAATAGCATTGCAATTATGCTGGATGACATTTACAATATGAGCAGTGGATGTGGTCAGGAAGTGATCTCACAAGACCCTCAGCGGCCACTTTCCTCTTTTTCAACATCATCAACCAATTCAACGATATCATCCAAATCAACGCCATCAGTCAGATATTTTGACTCACAGTGGGAATTTTCACTCCCTGGCACTCCTACCCTTCCTGATATACCAGAGGTTGTTACTCCACCCATTGTGAGATGTTCAGTCATAGACATGAGCGAACCCACTAAGGTTGAGACTTTGGAGTATGATGCCAGGAAATCCATGTCTGCGATAGCAAATAGCATCATGAAGGAGGTTTATCCAGAGGAAAATGGGAAGGTTATGTCTCAACCTGATCTGGCAGTTGCAATATCTAGATTGGAGGATCTCATGTCTCAGGAGAGGATTGTTGCTCTCTCATGTAGTCTTGCTCACCAAGTAAACAGCATAATTTCTGACAGCAACTTGTCCCCTCTGGTTCTGACAGCACCGGCTGGAAAGAGCACTTCCGATACGGCTCTTGATAAACTCAAGAGGAAGGACACAAATGTGGTTAAGCCCACGTCATATGATTTAGTTCAGCTGTTTGCAGAGGAGTCTGTGAAACGCCTCCTGCTTCCTTGCTTTGTGCCTTCATTATCTTCATCGAGTTTGGCTCAGGGGGTCAGTGTGTTGGTGACTGTGCCCAAAGATAGGATTTCATGCTCCTCCAATTCCTCCGAATTCATTGAAACAGTCAATCTGTTTATAAAAGTACTGGTGAGCCAGGTCATGGAATTTGTGGTTTCTGATGCCCAAAGCAGAGCATCATCTCCGTCTGAGAGGACAGAGACGTCTGTAGTACGAGGCTTTGGGGAAAACATAGATGGAAAGGAGGACACCAGAAGTTGTTCTCATCTGGCTCAGAACACTGTTTTTGATCAGAGGTCAACCAGCCCAGATGCTTTGCCTCTAACTCCAACCTCTGACCACTTAGACAGTGATGATGACTTCATCAGCCTCATCGGCCTGCTGGTGGTGAGGCTTCTATCAAAGATTCAAACCAAAGCAAATCTGGAGCCAGTTGACATTGCAGGCAAATCACAAGAACTGATCCCGAAGGTCATGGCTGCCTTCTGTGCAACGTCGGGCTACTCTGAGACCCAAACTTATCCAGAAAAGCTAAAGATTCAGAAAGTGTACAGGGCTGTATACAGAAATATTTTGGAGGAGTTTGGCTCAGAGAAATTCCTGCAAATGGCCATTTCAACTCAGGACCCTAAATTTGATATGATTCTTGTGAAGTCCTTGAGTAAAGAGCTATTCGACAGGTGTAATGAGGCAACAAGAGCCTCCTCAAGAACATCATTTAAAGCCACAGGACCTGAGGTTCTTCCTCTGGTTGAAGCCATTCCTCTGGTTGAAGCCGTTCCTCTGGTTGAGGAAGTGAAAGCTGACAAAATGAAGTGTTCCTTCCTACAAAGGCTTGTCAGAGTAGGCAAA CCCTCAAAGAAGAAGAACAAAAGGGATTGCAGGAAGGGTTCAGACCTCTCAATACCTGAGGATCTGATTACTGTTGAGGATATCTTGG AGAATCATCTGTCTACATCTCAACAGGGGAAGCCTTTTTTTATCAGAATGTTTTCTGCAATGTCTAAATACCTGTCCAGGCATTTCAGGTGCTTCTCAAAGAGGAAGTAA
- the LOC105026700 gene encoding uncharacterized protein LOC105026700 isoform X1 — protein sequence MNNKEKLGKPSSACPRVKVIVVSKRGRLKSGNSWANGSFVVSGQVVKRDNKDLQGEGKEDTGKELEAPSKMEIKIRQNINAKKSGAQVMGKDAGPMYKHLDKDSVIKLLETKACTVSFGPGNNEEKGYCYPILISFLRNLTDEQWQALYEALKSPMNSEDLVKLCKTIVTFISLTTLHILVPALARILGVTGCQEDNIDSTKRASSAKPFAAFQQERLQLIREVKYLAKEIHNSGSGAHIFRSRTPNSYQSSVKDDIGMSEENIITSVQKQLSNHDIMSSCPPELTVDLIKKVVEQLNSTLSVTIGRTFSGQFSQVASSSQTTEQMVNMFKRFFDDHINPEEKFDIEHCFRTATEKVINVFEDLLDEYEKEDLQSAKVFRDLVGKVKTLASGSELSEEHLGAECSSVPEVGSEGFGVTPSSIIHELSLEKFQKKATQKVKRILNKSVKSFLKSSLPTSLYQTISLMSPATSTISSKHTAAAAFEMVESISSDMKSIFSHPASSNSLCQADSTFEENCEKTDSGAEPVGSQSNVEMSEKKIWATGKAVYLNLKTKMKRYLTMERQAKATTAQAKETLSHILVSIYEELSKSDQISAAELSQIDNSIAIMLDDIYNMSSGCGQEVISQDPQRPLSSFSTSSTNSTISSKSTPSVRYFDSQWEFSLPGTPTLPDIPEVVTPPIVRCSVIDMSEPTKVETLEYDARKSMSAIANSIMKEVYPEENGKVMSQPDLAVAISRLEDLMSQERIVALSCSLAHQVNSIISDSNLSPLVLTAPAGKSTSDTALDKLKRKDTNVVKPTSYDLVQLFAEESVKRLLLPCFVPSLSSSSLAQGVSVLVTVPKDRISCSSNSSEFIETVNLFIKVLVSQVMEFVVSDAQSRASSPSERTETSVVRGFGENIDGKEDTRSCSHLAQNTVFDQRSTSPDALPLTPTSDHLDSDDDFISLIGLLVVRLLSKIQTKANLEPVDIAGKSQELIPKVMAAFCATSGYSETQTYPEKLKIQKVYRAVYRNILEEFGSEKFLQMAISTQDPKFDMILVKSLSKELFDRCNEATRASSRTSFKATGPEVLPLVEAIPLVEAVPLVEEVKADKMKCSFLQRLVRVGKPSKKKNKRDCRKGSDLSIPEDLITVEDILENHLSTSQQGKPFFIRMFSAMSKYLSRHFRCFSKRK from the exons atgaacaacaaagaaaaacttgGTAAGCCTAGTTCGGCCTGTCCGCGAGTGAAAGTGATTGTGGTGAGCAAGAGAGGACGTTTGAAGAGCGGCAATTCATGGGCCAATGGCAGCTTTGTTGTAAGTGGCCAG GTTGTAAAGAGGGACAACAAGGATCTTcagggagaggggaaagaggataCTGGAAAAGAACTGGAAGCCCCGTCCAAAATGGAGATCAAAATAAGACAAAATATTAATGCCAAGAAATCAGGGGCGCAGGTCATGGGCAAAGATGCAG GACCCATGTATAAACATCTGGACAAAGATTCTGTGATCAAACTCCTGGAGACCAAAGCTTGTACGGTTTCCTTCGGCCCAGGAAACAATGAAGAGAAAGGATACTGCTACCCAATCCTCATATCCTTCCTGCGAAATCTCACTGATGA GCAGTGGCAGGCACTCTATGAAGCACTTAAAAGCCCT ATGAACTCAGAAGATCTTGTCAAATTGTGCAAGACCATAGTGACTTTTATTTCCCTGACCACTCTTCACATCCTGGTGCCCGCCCTGGCCCGCATACTGGGAGTGACAGGCTGTCAAGAGGACAACATTGACTCAACTAAGAGGGCCAGCAGCGCAAAACCCTTTGCTGCCTTTCAGCAGGAAAGACTGCAGCTCATCAGGGAAGTGAAGTATCTGGCAAAGGAGATTCATAATAGTGGCAGTGGAGCACATATTTTCAGGTCCAGAACACCCAATAG TTACCAGAGCTCAGTGAAAGACGACATAGGAATGTCCGAAGAAAATATCATCACAAGTGTCCAGAAGCAACTGTCTAACCATGACATCATGTCTTCTTGCCCACCTGAGCTAACTGTTGATCTAATCAAGAAGGTGGTTGAACAGCTCAACTCAACCCTTTCTGTGACCATCGGCAGAACCTTTTCTGGGCAGTTCTCCCAAGTTGCCTCTTCTTCTCAGACAACTGAACAGATGGTTAACATGTTCAAGAGGTTTTTCGATGATCACATAAATCCAGAGGAAAAATTTGATATTGAGCACTGCTTTAGAACTGCAACAGAAAAAGTAATTAATGTTTTTGAAGACTTGTTGGACGAATACGAAAAAGAAGATCTGCAATCGGCTAAGGTTTTTCGAGACTTAGTTGGGAAAGTGAAAACGTTGGCATCTGGCAGTGAACTTTCAGAGGAACACCTGGGTGCTGAATGCTCTTCTGTTCCAGAGGTCGGATCAGAAGGATTTGGTGTTACTCCATCCTCCATTATTCATGAGCTGTCACTTGAAAAATTCCAGAAGAAGGCAACACAGAAGGTTAAAAGAATCCTGAATAAATCAGTCAAAAGCTTCCTCAAATCAAGCCTGCCAACATCTCTCTACCAGACAATTTCTCTAATGTCGCCTGCAACATCAACCATTTCCTCAAAACATACAGCTGCAGCTGCTTTTGAAATGGTTGAATCAATTTCCAGTGATATGAAGAGTATTTTTTCCCATCCAGCGTCATCAAATAGTCTCTGTCAGGCAGATTCCACGTTTGAAGAGAACTGTGAGAAAACTGACTCTGGGGCAGAACCCGTAGGCTCCCAGTCTAATGTGGAAATGTCTGAGAAAAAGATATGGGCAACTGGGAAGGCAGTTTACCTCAACCTAAAGACAAAGATGAAGAGGTACCTAACAATGGAAAGGCAAGCCAAAGCAACAACAGCTCAAGCCAAAGAAACACTCAGCCATATTCTGGTTTCTATTTATGAGGAGCTGTCCAAATCTGACCAAATCTCAGCAGCAGAGCTTTCACAAATAGACAATAGCATTGCAATTATGCTGGATGACATTTACAATATGAGCAGTGGATGTGGTCAGGAAGTGATCTCACAAGACCCTCAGCGGCCACTTTCCTCTTTTTCAACATCATCAACCAATTCAACGATATCATCCAAATCAACGCCATCAGTCAGATATTTTGACTCACAGTGGGAATTTTCACTCCCTGGCACTCCTACCCTTCCTGATATACCAGAGGTTGTTACTCCACCCATTGTGAGATGTTCAGTCATAGACATGAGCGAACCCACTAAGGTTGAGACTTTGGAGTATGATGCCAGGAAATCCATGTCTGCGATAGCAAATAGCATCATGAAGGAGGTTTATCCAGAGGAAAATGGGAAGGTTATGTCTCAACCTGATCTGGCAGTTGCAATATCTAGATTGGAGGATCTCATGTCTCAGGAGAGGATTGTTGCTCTCTCATGTAGTCTTGCTCACCAAGTAAACAGCATAATTTCTGACAGCAACTTGTCCCCTCTGGTTCTGACAGCACCGGCTGGAAAGAGCACTTCCGATACGGCTCTTGATAAACTCAAGAGGAAGGACACAAATGTGGTTAAGCCCACGTCATATGATTTAGTTCAGCTGTTTGCAGAGGAGTCTGTGAAACGCCTCCTGCTTCCTTGCTTTGTGCCTTCATTATCTTCATCGAGTTTGGCTCAGGGGGTCAGTGTGTTGGTGACTGTGCCCAAAGATAGGATTTCATGCTCCTCCAATTCCTCCGAATTCATTGAAACAGTCAATCTGTTTATAAAAGTACTGGTGAGCCAGGTCATGGAATTTGTGGTTTCTGATGCCCAAAGCAGAGCATCATCTCCGTCTGAGAGGACAGAGACGTCTGTAGTACGAGGCTTTGGGGAAAACATAGATGGAAAGGAGGACACCAGAAGTTGTTCTCATCTGGCTCAGAACACTGTTTTTGATCAGAGGTCAACCAGCCCAGATGCTTTGCCTCTAACTCCAACCTCTGACCACTTAGACAGTGATGATGACTTCATCAGCCTCATCGGCCTGCTGGTGGTGAGGCTTCTATCAAAGATTCAAACCAAAGCAAATCTGGAGCCAGTTGACATTGCAGGCAAATCACAAGAACTGATCCCGAAGGTCATGGCTGCCTTCTGTGCAACGTCGGGCTACTCTGAGACCCAAACTTATCCAGAAAAGCTAAAGATTCAGAAAGTGTACAGGGCTGTATACAGAAATATTTTGGAGGAGTTTGGCTCAGAGAAATTCCTGCAAATGGCCATTTCAACTCAGGACCCTAAATTTGATATGATTCTTGTGAAGTCCTTGAGTAAAGAGCTATTCGACAGGTGTAATGAGGCAACAAGAGCCTCCTCAAGAACATCATTTAAAGCCACAGGACCTGAGGTTCTTCCTCTGGTTGAAGCCATTCCTCTGGTTGAAGCCGTTCCTCTGGTTGAGGAAGTGAAAGCTGACAAAATGAAGTGTTCCTTCCTACAAAGGCTTGTCAGAGTAGGCAAA CCCTCAAAGAAGAAGAACAAAAGGGATTGCAGGAAGGGTTCAGACCTCTCAATACCTGAGGATCTGATTACTGTTGAGGATATCTTGG AGAATCATCTGTCTACATCTCAACAGGGGAAGCCTTTTTTTATCAGAATGTTTTCTGCAATGTCTAAATACCTGTCCAGGCATTTCAGGTGCTTCTCAAAGAGGAAGTAA
- the LOC105026700 gene encoding uncharacterized protein LOC105026700 isoform X2 — translation MNNKEKLGKPSSACPRVKVIVVSKRGRLKSGNSWANGSFVVVKRDNKDLQGEGKEDTGKELEAPSKMEIKIRQNINAKKSGAQVMGKDAGPMYKHLDKDSVIKLLETKACTVSFGPGNNEEKGYCYPILISFLRNLTDEQWQALYEALKSPMNSEDLVKLCKTIVTFISLTTLHILVPALARILGVTGCQEDNIDSTKRASSAKPFAAFQQERLQLIREVKYLAKEIHNSGSGAHIFRSRTPNSYQSSVKDDIGMSEENIITSVQKQLSNHDIMSSCPPELTVDLIKKVVEQLNSTLSVTIGRTFSGQFSQVASSSQTTEQMVNMFKRFFDDHINPEEKFDIEHCFRTATEKVINVFEDLLDEYEKEDLQSAKVFRDLVGKVKTLASGSELSEEHLGAECSSVPEVGSEGFGVTPSSIIHELSLEKFQKKATQKVKRILNKSVKSFLKSSLPTSLYQTISLMSPATSTISSKHTAAAAFEMVESISSDMKSIFSHPASSNSLCQADSTFEENCEKTDSGAEPVGSQSNVEMSEKKIWATGKAVYLNLKTKMKRYLTMERQAKATTAQAKETLSHILVSIYEELSKSDQISAAELSQIDNSIAIMLDDIYNMSSGCGQEVISQDPQRPLSSFSTSSTNSTISSKSTPSVRYFDSQWEFSLPGTPTLPDIPEVVTPPIVRCSVIDMSEPTKVETLEYDARKSMSAIANSIMKEVYPEENGKVMSQPDLAVAISRLEDLMSQERIVALSCSLAHQVNSIISDSNLSPLVLTAPAGKSTSDTALDKLKRKDTNVVKPTSYDLVQLFAEESVKRLLLPCFVPSLSSSSLAQGVSVLVTVPKDRISCSSNSSEFIETVNLFIKVLVSQVMEFVVSDAQSRASSPSERTETSVVRGFGENIDGKEDTRSCSHLAQNTVFDQRSTSPDALPLTPTSDHLDSDDDFISLIGLLVVRLLSKIQTKANLEPVDIAGKSQELIPKVMAAFCATSGYSETQTYPEKLKIQKVYRAVYRNILEEFGSEKFLQMAISTQDPKFDMILVKSLSKELFDRCNEATRASSRTSFKATGPEVLPLVEAIPLVEAVPLVEEVKADKMKCSFLQRLVRVGKPSKKKNKRDCRKGSDLSIPEDLITVEDILENHLSTSQQGKPFFIRMFSAMSKYLSRHFRCFSKRK, via the exons atgaacaacaaagaaaaacttgGTAAGCCTAGTTCGGCCTGTCCGCGAGTGAAAGTGATTGTGGTGAGCAAGAGAGGACGTTTGAAGAGCGGCAATTCATGGGCCAATGGCAGCTTTGTT GTTGTAAAGAGGGACAACAAGGATCTTcagggagaggggaaagaggataCTGGAAAAGAACTGGAAGCCCCGTCCAAAATGGAGATCAAAATAAGACAAAATATTAATGCCAAGAAATCAGGGGCGCAGGTCATGGGCAAAGATGCAG GACCCATGTATAAACATCTGGACAAAGATTCTGTGATCAAACTCCTGGAGACCAAAGCTTGTACGGTTTCCTTCGGCCCAGGAAACAATGAAGAGAAAGGATACTGCTACCCAATCCTCATATCCTTCCTGCGAAATCTCACTGATGA GCAGTGGCAGGCACTCTATGAAGCACTTAAAAGCCCT ATGAACTCAGAAGATCTTGTCAAATTGTGCAAGACCATAGTGACTTTTATTTCCCTGACCACTCTTCACATCCTGGTGCCCGCCCTGGCCCGCATACTGGGAGTGACAGGCTGTCAAGAGGACAACATTGACTCAACTAAGAGGGCCAGCAGCGCAAAACCCTTTGCTGCCTTTCAGCAGGAAAGACTGCAGCTCATCAGGGAAGTGAAGTATCTGGCAAAGGAGATTCATAATAGTGGCAGTGGAGCACATATTTTCAGGTCCAGAACACCCAATAG TTACCAGAGCTCAGTGAAAGACGACATAGGAATGTCCGAAGAAAATATCATCACAAGTGTCCAGAAGCAACTGTCTAACCATGACATCATGTCTTCTTGCCCACCTGAGCTAACTGTTGATCTAATCAAGAAGGTGGTTGAACAGCTCAACTCAACCCTTTCTGTGACCATCGGCAGAACCTTTTCTGGGCAGTTCTCCCAAGTTGCCTCTTCTTCTCAGACAACTGAACAGATGGTTAACATGTTCAAGAGGTTTTTCGATGATCACATAAATCCAGAGGAAAAATTTGATATTGAGCACTGCTTTAGAACTGCAACAGAAAAAGTAATTAATGTTTTTGAAGACTTGTTGGACGAATACGAAAAAGAAGATCTGCAATCGGCTAAGGTTTTTCGAGACTTAGTTGGGAAAGTGAAAACGTTGGCATCTGGCAGTGAACTTTCAGAGGAACACCTGGGTGCTGAATGCTCTTCTGTTCCAGAGGTCGGATCAGAAGGATTTGGTGTTACTCCATCCTCCATTATTCATGAGCTGTCACTTGAAAAATTCCAGAAGAAGGCAACACAGAAGGTTAAAAGAATCCTGAATAAATCAGTCAAAAGCTTCCTCAAATCAAGCCTGCCAACATCTCTCTACCAGACAATTTCTCTAATGTCGCCTGCAACATCAACCATTTCCTCAAAACATACAGCTGCAGCTGCTTTTGAAATGGTTGAATCAATTTCCAGTGATATGAAGAGTATTTTTTCCCATCCAGCGTCATCAAATAGTCTCTGTCAGGCAGATTCCACGTTTGAAGAGAACTGTGAGAAAACTGACTCTGGGGCAGAACCCGTAGGCTCCCAGTCTAATGTGGAAATGTCTGAGAAAAAGATATGGGCAACTGGGAAGGCAGTTTACCTCAACCTAAAGACAAAGATGAAGAGGTACCTAACAATGGAAAGGCAAGCCAAAGCAACAACAGCTCAAGCCAAAGAAACACTCAGCCATATTCTGGTTTCTATTTATGAGGAGCTGTCCAAATCTGACCAAATCTCAGCAGCAGAGCTTTCACAAATAGACAATAGCATTGCAATTATGCTGGATGACATTTACAATATGAGCAGTGGATGTGGTCAGGAAGTGATCTCACAAGACCCTCAGCGGCCACTTTCCTCTTTTTCAACATCATCAACCAATTCAACGATATCATCCAAATCAACGCCATCAGTCAGATATTTTGACTCACAGTGGGAATTTTCACTCCCTGGCACTCCTACCCTTCCTGATATACCAGAGGTTGTTACTCCACCCATTGTGAGATGTTCAGTCATAGACATGAGCGAACCCACTAAGGTTGAGACTTTGGAGTATGATGCCAGGAAATCCATGTCTGCGATAGCAAATAGCATCATGAAGGAGGTTTATCCAGAGGAAAATGGGAAGGTTATGTCTCAACCTGATCTGGCAGTTGCAATATCTAGATTGGAGGATCTCATGTCTCAGGAGAGGATTGTTGCTCTCTCATGTAGTCTTGCTCACCAAGTAAACAGCATAATTTCTGACAGCAACTTGTCCCCTCTGGTTCTGACAGCACCGGCTGGAAAGAGCACTTCCGATACGGCTCTTGATAAACTCAAGAGGAAGGACACAAATGTGGTTAAGCCCACGTCATATGATTTAGTTCAGCTGTTTGCAGAGGAGTCTGTGAAACGCCTCCTGCTTCCTTGCTTTGTGCCTTCATTATCTTCATCGAGTTTGGCTCAGGGGGTCAGTGTGTTGGTGACTGTGCCCAAAGATAGGATTTCATGCTCCTCCAATTCCTCCGAATTCATTGAAACAGTCAATCTGTTTATAAAAGTACTGGTGAGCCAGGTCATGGAATTTGTGGTTTCTGATGCCCAAAGCAGAGCATCATCTCCGTCTGAGAGGACAGAGACGTCTGTAGTACGAGGCTTTGGGGAAAACATAGATGGAAAGGAGGACACCAGAAGTTGTTCTCATCTGGCTCAGAACACTGTTTTTGATCAGAGGTCAACCAGCCCAGATGCTTTGCCTCTAACTCCAACCTCTGACCACTTAGACAGTGATGATGACTTCATCAGCCTCATCGGCCTGCTGGTGGTGAGGCTTCTATCAAAGATTCAAACCAAAGCAAATCTGGAGCCAGTTGACATTGCAGGCAAATCACAAGAACTGATCCCGAAGGTCATGGCTGCCTTCTGTGCAACGTCGGGCTACTCTGAGACCCAAACTTATCCAGAAAAGCTAAAGATTCAGAAAGTGTACAGGGCTGTATACAGAAATATTTTGGAGGAGTTTGGCTCAGAGAAATTCCTGCAAATGGCCATTTCAACTCAGGACCCTAAATTTGATATGATTCTTGTGAAGTCCTTGAGTAAAGAGCTATTCGACAGGTGTAATGAGGCAACAAGAGCCTCCTCAAGAACATCATTTAAAGCCACAGGACCTGAGGTTCTTCCTCTGGTTGAAGCCATTCCTCTGGTTGAAGCCGTTCCTCTGGTTGAGGAAGTGAAAGCTGACAAAATGAAGTGTTCCTTCCTACAAAGGCTTGTCAGAGTAGGCAAA CCCTCAAAGAAGAAGAACAAAAGGGATTGCAGGAAGGGTTCAGACCTCTCAATACCTGAGGATCTGATTACTGTTGAGGATATCTTGG AGAATCATCTGTCTACATCTCAACAGGGGAAGCCTTTTTTTATCAGAATGTTTTCTGCAATGTCTAAATACCTGTCCAGGCATTTCAGGTGCTTCTCAAAGAGGAAGTAA